One window of the Gambusia affinis linkage group LG01, SWU_Gaff_1.0, whole genome shotgun sequence genome contains the following:
- the irf10 gene encoding interferon regulatory factor 10, which yields MDGAKLHLKEWLVAQIESGKYEGLCWEDEGKTMFRIPWKHAAKKDYKQTEDAALFKAWAMYKGKYKEGRDRADPTMWKTRLRCALNKSTDFQEVPERNQLDITEPYKVYRIEQDVCLSKPGAHPQTKYVFKQVKVSPTSPGYPENQCQKEELQAHKEEKPCVDDLMKEHMYCEITEKNNLIQAPDPVSFFSPILNITDFRMEVRLLYQGQTVMKVITESLDGCFILQGHVPLGNEQIYGPCSAQQLSFPSPGSVALPDCLAETMNRLLCHLERGVLLWVAPDGVFIKRFCQGRVYWSGPLAQHADRPNKLEREKTCKLMDIPSFLNALQNSLQGKGPTPSHKIELCFGEEYPDPKVPKTRKLIMAHVVPLFAVELLQRFSLGETEEKHQNLTSNAKGKKID from the exons atggatggagccaaGTTGCACCTGAAAGAGTGGCTGGTAGCTCAGATAGAGAGTGGGAAATATGAAGGCCTGTGCTGGGAGGATGAGGGCAAGACCATGTTCAGGATCCCCTGGAAGCACGCAGCCAAGAAGGACTACAAGCAGACGGAGGATGCGGCTCTCTTTAAG GCCTGGGCCATGTATAAAGGCAAATACAAGGAGGGCAGGGATAGAGCTGATCCCACAATGTGGAAAACCCGACTCCGTTGTGCACTTAACAAGAGCACCGACTTCCAGGAGGTTCCTGAACGCAACCAGTTGGACATCACTGAACCATACAAGGTCTATCGAATTGAACAGGATGTCTGCCTGTCAAAGCCgggag CACATCCTCAGACAAAATATGTGTTCAAGCAGGTGAAGGTATCGCCAACAAGCCCTGGTTATCCAGAAAATCAG tGCCAAAAGGAAGAACTTCAAGctcacaaagaagaaaaaccatGTGTTG ATGACCTGATGAAGGAGCACATGTACTGTGAgataacagagaaaaataatctaattcaGGCTCCTGATCCAGTAAGTTTCTTCAGTCCCATCCTCAATATAACCG ACTTTCGCATGGAGGTGAGGCTATTGTACCAGGGCCAGACAGTGATGAAAGTGATCACGGAGAGCCTAGATGGATGCTTCATCCTCCAGGGTCATGTTCCTTTGGGAAATGAGCAGATCTATGGACCCTGCTCTGCCCAGCAGCTTTCTTTCCCATCCCCAGGTTCTGTAGCTCTTCCAGATTGCCTGGCAGAAACCATGAATCGCCTTCTTTGTCACCTGGAAAGGGGTGTGCTACTGTGGGTGGCACCAGATGGGGTATTTATCAAGCGCTTCTGCCAGGGCAGGGTGTACTGGAGTGGTCCCTTGGCCCAGCATGCTGACAGGCCAAACAAACTGGAACGTGAAAAAACCTGCAAACTGATGGATATACCCTCGTTCCTAAATG CACTCCAGAACAGTTTACAGGGAAAGGGGCCTACACCTTCACACAAGATCGAGCTCTGCTTTGGGGAAGAGTATCCAGATCCAAAAGTACCTAAAACCAGGAAGCTCATAATGGCACAT GTGGTTCCCTTGTTTGCTGTGGAACTGTTACAGAGATTCAGCTTGGGAGAAACTGAGGAGAAACATCAAAATCTCACCTCCAACGCAAAAGGAAAGAAGATAGACTGA
- the zmp:0000000926 gene encoding uncharacterized protein zmp:0000000926, with translation MNPSPDRSKERLPPKKRESRQGSAEHHVPLDEFKPPVPFRSRHSASRGEGGREHSDRDRVFSNPNPHLLNSPPALSTPASGLHVPLPWSLNYSSPVSLPLFPSQVSDRRSSVSPAWRDDPLTSTPPHHSRWLRGEGPLSLPPSPSSSSSSSFKTPFPASTREMWSYLNTGRRDYSSLFSPSYLFSTHSLYPQDPSLVDVRSRYKRPNGLDGSGSRTASVSRPLLTGEYGNDNSRSRLDVSQYTLHANGARRQQEDLISPVHSAGAFLSDSQPQVSPEPHSSQQETNQSGKTSSTSLPTSPHTLGPDTRAGRGGLLDHVGATPSEAQYYPFGSVTHPSPHTQAYPLSSSSVPLSYSLHREPGPRQHTLRNSPHSPLSLPNSHDRSQREWDRDLERDKVLQSVREKGKVKDKQLHHDKDQEKESERERRCNRERGRDFSPSNPQTSSPALHPSPPALLPHFTKGSLIELASGRLKRVEELRTEDFLRSADTSPEFHLSTCTVLVISPSSTQGFSHLQVHLTDRNSQELLQVLVEYPFFVQDLGWSSCSPQRTTQLYGLPCRQLSEGDVCLALTPMPTQTQRTPSRASSRAHRTQLLPRGPADSSSSQREEMPPPPPPPPLPSQPPLLTPGPSCKQATDTPAKEQQRPRKRRWSAPDTLPSTRTDKSLLDLPHGSKLMKWQ, from the exons ATGAATCCAAGCCCTGATCGCAGCAAAGAGCGCCTCCCTCCCAAAAAGAGGGAGTCTCGGCAAGGGTCTGCAGAACACCATGTCCCTCTGGATGAGTTCAAACCACCTGTGCCATTTCGGAGCCGGCATAGTGCCAGTAGAGGGGAGGGAGGCAGGGAACACAGTGACCGGGACAGAGTTTTCTCTAACCCAAACCCCCATCTCCTAAACAGTCCTCCAGCCCTTTCTACTCCAGCATCAGGTCTCCATGTGCCATTACCATGGTCCCTGAACTACTCTTCACCTGTTTCTCTTCCACTTTTTCCAAGCCAGGTCAGCGACAGAAGGAGCTCAGTGTCTCCTGCCTGGAGAGATGATCCCCTCACCTCAACCCCACCCCATCACTCTAGGTGGCTCAGAGGGGAGGGACCACTATCATTGCCCCCCTccccatcttcttcctcttcttcctcatttaAGACTCCTTTTCCAGCAAGTACAAGAGAAATGTGGTCCTACCTTAACACCGGTCGCCGGGATTATAgctctctcttttctccttcctACTTGTTTAGCACTCACTCTTTGTATCCCCAAGACCCCAGCTTAGTTGATGTAAGATCCAGATACAAAAGGCCTAATGGCTTAGATGGGTCAGGCAGCAGGACTGCCTCAGTTTCCAGACCTCTCCTCACTGGAGAGTATGGGAATGACAATAGCAGATCTAGGCTTGATGTAAGTCAATATACTTTGCATGCCAATGGGGCACGTAGACAGCAGGAGGACCTGATCTCCCCTGTCCATTCTGCAGGGGCATTTTTGTCAGATTCTCAACCTCAAGTAAGCCCTGAACCACATTCCTCACAGCAGGAAACAAATCAGTCCGGGAAGACCAGCTCCACTTCACTCCCCACTAGTCCACATACCCTTGGACCAGACACAAGGGCTGGCAGAGGTGGACTTCTGGACCATGTGGGGGCTACACCATCTGAGGCCCAATATTACCCCTTTGGATCAGTCACCCATCCCAGCCCTCACACCCAGGCCTATCCTCTCTCCAGCTCCTCAGTACCACTTTCATACAGTCTGCATAGGGAGCCAGGTCCAAGGCAGCACACACTAAGGAATTCACCACACTCACCCCTTAGTCTGCCTAACAGTCATGACAGGTCACAAAGAGAGTGGGATAGAGACCTAGAAAGAGACAAGGTCCTCCAGAGTGTCAGGGAAAAGGGTAAAGTAAAAGATAAGCAATTACATCATGACAAAGACCAAGAAAAAGAGAGTGAGCGTGAAAGACGATgcaacagagagagagggagagattTTTCTCCTTCCAATCCTCAGACATCATCCCCAGCCCTGCACCCATCTCCCCCTGCACTCCTACCTCATTTCACCAAGGGGTCTCTGATTGAGCTGGCCAGCGGCCGGTTGAAACGAGTGGAGGAGCTGAGGACAGAAGACTTTCTGAGGAGTGCAGATACATCCCCTGAGTTCCACCTCAGTACCTGCACTGTTCTGGTGATTTCCCCAAGCAGTACACAGGGCTTCAGTCACCTGCAGGTTCACCTTACAGATCGCAACTCTCAG gagTTACTGCAGGTCTTGGTGGAGTACCCATTCTTTGTGCAAGACCTGGGCTGGTCTTCCTGCTCTCCTCAGAGAACTACACAGCTGTATGGCCTGCCCTGCCGTCAGCTTAGTGAGGGTGATGTTTGCCTAGCCCTAACCCCAATGCCCACACAAACTCAGCGGACACCCAGCCGTGCCAGCTCTAGGGCTCATCGCACGCAACTGCTCCCTAGAGGTCCAGCAGATTCAAGCAGCTCGCAAAGGGAGGAGATgccaccaccacctccacccCCTCCACTTCCTTCCCAGCCACCCCTTTTAACACCAGGCCCTTCTTGCAAACAGGCTACAGATACTCCCGCAAAGGAGCAGCAACGGCCTCGTAAACGGCGCTGGTCTGCACCAGACACACTTCCCTCAACCAGAACTGATAAAAGCCTCCTGGATTTACCTCATGGCTCCAAGCTAATGAAGTGGCAGTAG